The Fructilactobacillus ixorae genome has a window encoding:
- a CDS encoding carbamoyl phosphate synthase small subunit, which translates to MTARYLVLEDGTIYTGTAFGSERESIGELVFSTGMSGYQQSITDQSYNNEILMFTNPLIGNYGVNRDNLESQVPTCQGVVVREVARRTTNWRMTMSLADYLAQHDIPGISEIDTRAVTRHIRQFGAMKAALVNDVQEPTLARVRAWSRDPQAINESATHNAYSAPATGRRIAVIDFGLKYSILRELAKRNCDVVVLPPTATVQDVEAVYPDGVLLTNGPGDPTAVPERTLNMISTVEQKYPLFGICMGHQLFALANGATTTKMKFGHRGFNHPVRNLVTGRIDFTSQNHGYMVERDSLAATALDVLLEEINDHCVEGLQHQQFPAFSAQFHPDAAPGPHDADYLFDKFMDLIDQNPVQK; encoded by the coding sequence GTGACAGCACGGTATTTAGTCTTAGAGGACGGCACGATTTACACCGGGACGGCCTTTGGTAGTGAGCGCGAGAGTATCGGCGAACTGGTTTTTAGCACGGGAATGTCTGGATACCAACAATCCATTACCGATCAATCTTATAACAATGAGATTTTGATGTTTACCAACCCGTTAATCGGCAATTACGGGGTTAATCGCGATAACTTAGAGTCACAGGTTCCAACCTGTCAGGGAGTGGTGGTTCGCGAAGTAGCGCGGCGCACCACGAACTGGCGGATGACGATGTCGTTGGCTGATTATTTGGCCCAACACGACATCCCGGGAATTAGCGAGATTGACACCCGGGCGGTCACCCGACACATTCGTCAATTCGGGGCAATGAAAGCCGCGCTCGTCAACGACGTGCAAGAGCCAACTCTGGCGCGGGTACGAGCTTGGTCGCGTGATCCGCAGGCAATCAATGAAAGTGCGACTCACAATGCCTACTCGGCCCCTGCAACCGGCCGGCGAATTGCCGTGATTGACTTTGGATTGAAGTATTCGATTTTGCGGGAACTGGCCAAGCGGAACTGTGACGTAGTGGTGTTACCACCAACGGCAACGGTTCAAGACGTTGAAGCAGTTTATCCCGATGGGGTCTTGTTAACTAACGGCCCCGGGGACCCGACAGCGGTTCCAGAACGGACCTTGAACATGATTAGCACCGTAGAGCAAAAATATCCCTTGTTCGGCATCTGCATGGGACACCAACTCTTTGCACTGGCGAACGGAGCGACCACGACCAAAATGAAGTTTGGGCATCGGGGTTTCAATCATCCAGTTCGAAACTTAGTGACCGGGCGGATTGATTTTACCTCGCAAAACCACGGCTACATGGTCGAACGGGACTCGTTAGCAGCGACCGCTCTAGATGTACTCCTAGAAGAGATTAACGATCACTGTGTGGAAGGCTTACAACACCAACAATTTCCGGCGTTTTCGGCGCAGTTTCACCCGGATGCTGCTCCAGGTCCCCACGACGCCGACTACTTATTTGATAAATTCATGGATCTAATTGATCAAAATCCCGTGCAGAAATAG
- a CDS encoding cation:dicarboxylate symporter family transporter, with protein MKQKHFFRITLGWQIMLGLLLGIILGVVFYKNQTAITAMQSIGTMFIGLIQMIVLPIVVSCLTVGIASMGDIRKVGRIGGKTLIYFELMTTVAIIIGLVVANVAHPGSFIDVHAMHSSVDISKYVSTAQHSKNEGLWSMLIGLIPTNIFASLAKGDMMPVIVFSVFFGLGTAALGERGQIIIDFMTAVSQVMFKITNWVMHLAPIGVCALIGVTLAELGIGALLPLGYFVLLVYLTMIFFVLFIMGIVARLCHFKLYELLVVIKNEIVLAFSTASSEAVMPKMIEKMDHFGVSPSIVSFVIPTGYTFNLDGSAIYQSIAALFLAQAYNIQLSLGQQITLMLVLMITSKGMAGVPGASFVVLLATVSTIGVPMSGLTFIAGIDRFIDMGRTAVNVVGNSLATVVIGSSEHEFDAHKATTYYQQVKQKAAS; from the coding sequence ATGAAACAGAAACATTTTTTTCGGATTACATTAGGATGGCAAATTATGCTGGGATTATTGCTGGGGATTATCCTGGGAGTAGTCTTTTATAAGAATCAAACGGCCATCACAGCGATGCAAAGCATTGGAACCATGTTCATTGGGTTAATCCAAATGATCGTATTGCCAATCGTCGTTTCGTGTTTAACGGTTGGGATTGCCAGTATGGGTGACATTCGGAAAGTTGGTCGGATTGGGGGGAAGACGTTAATTTACTTCGAATTGATGACGACCGTGGCGATTATCATTGGATTGGTAGTTGCTAACGTAGCCCATCCCGGATCGTTCATTGACGTCCACGCAATGCATTCCTCGGTCGATATTAGCAAGTACGTCTCGACCGCCCAACACTCTAAAAATGAGGGCTTGTGGTCGATGTTAATTGGTTTGATTCCCACGAATATTTTTGCTTCCCTTGCCAAGGGTGATATGATGCCGGTCATTGTCTTTTCGGTCTTCTTTGGGTTAGGAACAGCCGCGCTTGGGGAACGTGGCCAAATTATCATTGATTTTATGACGGCAGTGTCGCAGGTCATGTTTAAAATTACAAACTGGGTAATGCACCTGGCTCCAATTGGGGTCTGTGCGCTGATTGGAGTCACTCTCGCCGAATTAGGGATTGGGGCCTTATTACCCTTGGGCTACTTTGTATTGTTGGTTTACCTAACCATGATTTTCTTTGTCCTGTTCATCATGGGAATTGTGGCGCGCCTCTGTCACTTTAAACTGTACGAACTGTTAGTGGTCATTAAAAATGAAATTGTCCTGGCCTTTTCGACCGCTAGTTCAGAAGCAGTAATGCCGAAGATGATTGAAAAAATGGATCACTTTGGGGTGAGTCCCTCGATTGTTTCATTTGTAATTCCAACCGGATATACATTTAACCTGGATGGCTCAGCCATTTATCAATCAATTGCTGCCCTGTTTCTTGCCCAGGCTTATAATATCCAGCTCTCGCTCGGACAGCAAATCACGTTAATGCTCGTGTTGATGATTACTTCAAAAGGAATGGCAGGGGTCCCAGGGGCTTCATTTGTGGTTCTCTTGGCCACGGTTTCAACGATTGGAGTTCCGATGTCTGGGTTAACCTTTATTGCGGGAATCGATCGGTTTATCGACATGGGTCGGACCGCCGTGAACGTGGTTGGCAATTCGTTAGCAACCGTCGTGATTGGGAGTTCTGAGCATGAATTTGATGCCCACAAGGCGACGACTTATTACCAGCAGGTTAAGCAAAAAGCAGCGTCCTAA